In the genome of Burkholderia sp. PAMC 26561, the window CGTGCCAGCGCAGAGATCAGTATTGAGCAAGCGCAGGACGAAGACCCGGCGATGAACAGCGATAACTGGAACGCAATGATGAGCTGACATGATGTCAGCCACAAGGCGGGCCGGCGTCTTCATTGCCCGGTACCGACGCGTTCGCCGCCGAGCGTCGCCAGATGGCGGCCGGCCCGGAACGCCATTCAGACCCACTTATTACGCCGTGTCCGCCATGCCACACGCTTTGATTGTCGAAGACGATCCGAACAGCCTTTCTGGCCTGTCCGCCATTCTCGCGGCCGACGGCTTTTCCGTCGATACCGCAACCACCCTCGCCGAGGCGCGGTCCGCCCTGACGCGCTTCATTCCGGACGTCGTGCTCGTCGACCTGAACTTGCCGGATGGCAGCGGTCTCGACCTGCTGCACAACCTTCCTGCGCAGCCGCCAGGCGGCGCCCTGCCGGTTATCGTGATGACCGGGAACGCGACTGTGGAAAGCGCGATTGAAGGCCTGCGGCAGGGCATCTGGGATTACCTGCTGAAGCCGGTGAACATTCCGCGCCTGCGCAGTTTGCTCGCACGCATTCCACGCCCGTACGAACTGACCGAGGAAGTCGGCGCGTTGCGCAGCACGCTGCGCGAACTCGGCCATTTCGGCAGCATGCTGGGACGCAGCGCCGCGATCCAGCATGTCTACGACCTGATCGAACATACCGCGCCGACTGAAGCCGCCGTACTGATCTGCGGGGAAGCCGGCACGGGCAAGAAGGTCGCCGCACGTACCCTGCATGAGATGAGCCGGCGCCGCAAAGGTCCATTTGTTTCGTTCGATTGCGCGGCAGCCACGGACAGCAACGCACGTTCGATGGAAAGCCTGATGTTCGGTCACGAGCGCGGCGCATTCGCCGGCGCGGAGAACCGCGAGCCGGGCTTGCTCGAACAGGCCGGTGGCGGCACGTTGTTCCTCGATCAGATCGATGCATTGCCGATCGCCCAGCAAGAAGCCCTGCTGCGCGCACTCGACTCGCAGACGTTCATGCGCGTGGGCGGCAGCAACAAGATCGTGACGGATTTCCGGCTGCTGGCATCGACCAGAGTGCCGCCCAAAGACGCCGTCGCCGAGGGCAAATTGCGCGAGGATCTGTTCCAGCGCCTGAATGCATCGTCGATTGCGTTGCCACCGCTGCGCGATCGCGGCGATGACATTGCGCTCCTCGCCGAGCATTTCGTCTATGAGCTGAATCGCGAAAATCATGTGAGCGGCATCACGAGCGGCGCGCCCAAACGTGTGAGCCCGGATTTCATCCGCGAGTGCCTTGCAGCCGAATGGCCGGGCAACGTGCGTGAGTTGCGCGACCGGGTTCGTCGTGCGTACCACGCGTCCGGCGACGTGATCGAAACCCTTCGCGCCGATGAACATACGAGCGCAGGCGGACGTGGGCTGAACGGCACCAGCGTCCAGGTGACGGTCGGCACGGCACTCGCCGACGTGGAAGACATGCTGATTCGCGCGACGCTCGAAGCGGTTGGCGGCACGCGGCATCGGGCGGCGACGCTGCTTGGCATCAGCCCGAAGACGCTCTACAACAAGCTGCAGCGCATGAAGCTGGAGTAAATGCGTTTGAGTTTGAAAAAAAGCCGGAGGTTTCTTTCGAAGAAACTTCCGGCTTTTTGCATTCAGCCCAGCGCGCTCTTGATCAGCGCCAGCGCCTGCTGATATTCCACCTGCGACATCAGCTTGTTCCAGCGCCACGCGTGCCCTCTGGGACGCATGCGCTTCAACCGCGTCAGCGACGCCTTCGTCTGCTGGAACGTCAGCCTGTCGAGGACCTTCTCCGCCTCTTCCGGCTGGTTGCAGATCAGCACCATGTCACAGCCGGCGGTCAGCGCCGCGGCCGCGGCTTCGGTCAGCGTGCCGCCGGCGCGGGCGGCTTCCATCGAAAGATCGTCGCTGAAGATCGCGCCATTGAAACCCAGCTTGCCCCGCAAGATGTCCTGCAGCCAGACGCGCGAGAAGCCGGCAGGTTTTTCATCGACTTGCGGGTAGATCACGTGCGCCGGAATCACCGACGCCAGCGACATCCCCAGCCAGTCGTACGGCTTGGTATCGGCGGCGAGGATGTCTTCGAGCGAGCGGTCGTCCACCGGCATGGCGACATGCGAATCCGCCGATGCAAACCCGTGTCCCGGAAAATGCTTGCCGCAATTGGCCATGCCCGCGAGCGCCAAGCCGTGGTTCAGGCTCTTCGCAAGCAGGGTCACCACGCGCGGGTCGCTGTGCAACGCGCGATCGCCGATCACCTTCGAATGCCCGTAGTCGAGATCGAGTACGGGCGTGAAACTCATGTCGATACCGCACGCCCGCAACTCCGCCGCGAGCACGTAGCCAAAGGCCGTCGCGGTCTTGGTAGCGAGCAATACGTCGCGATCCCACAACGCGCCGAGCTTGCCCGGCGCGGGCAGGACCGTGAAGCCATCGGTACGGAAACGCTGCACGCGGCCACCTTCGTGATCCACGGCGATCAGGATATCGTCACGCACCGCGCGAATCGCGTCGGTCAGTGCAACGAGCTGCGCCCGATCCTGGAAATGCCGCGTGAAGAGGATGATGCCGCCGGTCATCGGATGGTCGATACGGCGAATGTCGGCGTCGGAGAGCGTGGTGCCGGCCACGTCGAGCATGACCGGACCGGGAGTGCGTTTTAACGAGTTCAAATTGGATGCGGAAAAGTCAGGGGTTAGTAGTCTTGCACATTCGTTTCTGCGATCACGAACGACACCGCGTAGTCGCGTTCATCGGTGATGGTGACTTGCGCCGTGATGCCACGGGCCTCGAGCCACTCGGCGAGTTCGCCCGATGCCACCACCTTCGGCTTGCCGCTCGGCTCGTTGAGCGTCTGGACCGCGCGCCAGGTCATGGGCCAGTGCATGCCGAGGCCGATCGCCTTCGAAAACGCTTCCTTCGCCGAGAAACGCGTTGCGAGGAACGCCAGGCCGCGTACTTCGGAGCGCGCCTTGCGTGCGTGATAGACGCGCAGTTCGTCCGCGCCGAGCACCTTCTCGGCGAAGCGCCCTTTCGTGCGCTCCATCACGCCGGCAATGCGGCTTACCTGAACCAGGTCCGTACCGATTCCGTAGATCGCCATGGTTTATAGCGACGATGTGGCGGCAAGACGCGACGCCACCATGATCGCCTTCATCTCGCGCACGGCGTTGTCCCAGCCGGCGAAGATCGCGTGCGCGACGATCGCATGCCCGATGTTCAGCTCCACGATGCCTTCAAGCGCTGCGATCGGCTGCACGTTCGTGTAGTGCAGACCGTGTCCCGCGTTCACCTTCAGGCCGAGCGAATTGCCGAAATCGACGCTTCGCGCCACGCGCTCGAATTCCTTTTGCTGCGTGGCCTCGTCGTGTGCTTCGGCGTAGCAGCCCGTATGCAGTTCGATAACCGGCGCGCCCGCTTCATGCGCGGCGCGAATCTGGGTTTCATCGGCATCGATGAAAAGCGAAACCCGCGCGCCCGCCTGCTTCAACTGCTCGCACGCGGCTTTGACGGCGTTGAACTGGCCGGCGACGTCAAGGCCGCCTTCGGTCGTCAGTTCCTGGCGCTTTTCCGGCACAAGACACACGTCATGCGGACGCACGCCGCACGCGATGTCGAGCATTTCCTGCGTCACCGCGCATTCAAGGTTCATCCGCGTTTTGAGCAGAGGACGCAGCGCGTGCACGTCGGCATCGAGAATGTGACGGCGATCTTCCCGCAAATGCAGCGTGATGGCGTCGGCGCCGGCTTCTTCAGCTTGCAGCGCGGCGCGGATCGGGTCGGGGTACTGCGTGCCACGCGCGTTGCGCAGCGTTGCGACGTGATCGATGTTGACGCCCAGATCGATCACATTCGCGGGCGACGAAAGAAAGAAGCTCATAGATTTTGCAGGTCGATCAGGATTTGACGGGTGGCGAGCGGCGTGCCGCCAAGATACACGTTCAGCAGAAAGCGCATCAGCGTTTTGCTCTGCGCGGCCGTCTGCGGGCGGCTGTATTCGTCCTTCTCCATGTCGAGAAGGGTTTGCCCCGCGATCACGGGCCATTGCGACGGGACATCGTCCGATGCTTCACGCACGCCGCGTTCGGGATCGAACACGTACTTCTGCCCGGCGACAACCGGCTGGCGCGTGATGGTCTTGTTCAGCGCCATTGCGTAACCGGTCTCGCGCAGCAACACGCGCTCGAACGATCGCAACGCGTACAGCGCCGGCTCGCCGTGCGCGAGACGCGACAACGTCAGCACGTAATGATTGAACAGCGCGGGATGCGCGTCTTCGCGTGCGCAGAACTTGACGAGCAATTCGTTGACGTAGAAACCGCACAGCAACGCGTCGCCGGCGAGCGGCAACATGCCGCCGACCCATTCTGCCTGCGTCAGGGTGCGTACTTCGCCCTTCCCCGTCCACGACAAACCCAGTGGCTGGAATGTCTGCAGTACGCCGCGCAGCGCCGAATGCGGCCGTTTTGCGCCCTTGGCGACGAGCGCAACGCGGCCGTGATCGCGGGAAAATACATCGAGGATCAGGCTTGTTTCACGATACGGATAGCTGTGCAGTACGAACGACGGCTGCTCCGCGATACGGAAATCCGAACGCGGCGCAGCGCGAGGCGGCCTGGGTTCTTTCGGTGCAGCGGATTTGGCGGAAGCTTTGGTCGAAGCGGCGCGCGTCCCGCGCTTTTTCGGCGCGGGCGTCGGCGGCTCGTCGACACTGAAGTTATCGTCGGCGAGCGGATCGGAGTCGGCGTTGGAAGACTGGGTCATCCACGCGTCATTCGTACCCATAGGCGCGCAATCCCGCTTCGTTATCGGCCCAGCCGCTCTTCACCTTGATGAAGGTTTCAAGGTACACGGGGCCATCGAAAAGCTTTTCCATGTCGAGACGAGCTTCAGTGCTGATCTGCTTCAGCTTCGCCCCTTTGTGACCGATGATCATCGCCTTGTGGGTATCGCGTTCAACCAGGATGGTCGCGAAAATCCGGCGCAGGCGGCCTTCGGTCTCCCATTTGTCGATCATCACCGTGCTCGTGTACGGCAACTCGTCGCCAGTCCAGCGGAACACTTTCTCGCGCAGGATTTCAGCGGCGAGAAAACGCTCGCTGCGGTCCGTCAGGTCGTCTTCGCCGTAGATGGGCGTTCCTTCCGGGAGATACGGCTTCACCACCGCCATCAGACGCGTGATGTCGTCGGGATGCTTCGCGGTCATCGGCACGATTTCCTTGAAGTCGTGCAAAGCGCTCATCTTCTGCATGAACGGGAACAGCGTCTCCTTGTCGTTCACGTGATCCAGCTTGTTTGCGATCAAAAGGCACGGCGTGTCGTTCGGGATCAGGTCGAGCACTTTTTGGTCGTCCGGCCCGAAACGGCCAGCTTCGATCACGAACAGGATGGCATCGACCGCTGTCAGCGTGGAAGTTACAGCACGGTTCAGCGAGCGGTTCAGTGCGCCGCTGTGCTTGGTCTGGAAGCCGGGGGTATCGACAAAGATGTACTGTGCGTCGTCCAACGTACGAATGCCGGTGATCCGATGCCGCGTGGTCTGCGCCTTGCGCGATGTGATGCTGACTTTCTGCCCGACGAGCGCGTTCATCAAGGTCGACTTGCCGACGTTCGGCCGGCCGACGATCGCGACCATGCCGCAGCGGAAATCAGAGGGAGTGGGAGCGTTCATAGATGTTTGCAGCTACAGATTCGTTGGGACGCGTGGCGTCGGGCGTTGCGTTTGTTCAGTGGCGCGGCCGCTTCGGCGGCGGCGCTCAGCGCTCAGCACTTGCTTGAGGAATAGCCTTGATGCACGTTAGCGCACTTTAATGACCGGCATCGGCCGAGCGTGCGACGGTTTCGTCGACGCTCGCGTCCGCGTGCGCCTCGACGCTTTCCTCGGCTTTCGCCGGCGCTTCGTCGCGCGACCGTGCAGGGGACGCGGATTTGTCGATGACCACGGATTCCGCGACCGGCTTGCTTGCCGCCTTGACGATGCCCTTCTCCACCGGGTTATGCACAGCGTTATCCACCGGTTTATCAGCGCTCTCGCTGCGCGCCGTAGACGCCTCGGGTGCGCCCTTCTCCGCGCGTTCCGCCCGATGAATCGTCGAACGCTCGACCTTCTCCGCCGATGGTTCCACGTGCGATGCACGAATCACCGCCAGCGGCGCCGTCGCCGGACGTTCGGGATCGTTATGGGCATTGCCGTTGGCCGCGCTCGCCCGCGCGCGTTCACGCCGATCGGGAGCACGCAGATCCAGTGCAGCCTGAACGCCCGTTACGCCGGGGACGATTTCCTGTTCCGCGAGTTTGGCAGCACGGGAACCCTTGCGCTTGGGCTTGGCGGTCAGCACGGGCGTGGCCGACGCCAGTTCGTCCAGCGCCTTTTTCGCCGCAGCCTGTTCGGCCGCACGGCGGCTCGCGCCGGAACCCGACACCTTCACGTCGAGCTTCGGCACCGTGCATTCCACCTCGAACTGCTGGTTGTGCGCGGCCCCGTGCGTTGCGACAACGGTATAAGTCGGCAACGCGATCTTGTGCCCCTGCAGATACTCTTGCAGCAGCGTCTTCGCGTCCTTGCCGATGGTGCGTGGATCGATGTGATCGAGAATTGGCGTGTAGAGGCGCTTGATGACTTCCAGCGCCGCGTCGAAACCGCCGTCGAGGAAGACAGCGCCGAAAATGGCTTCCAGTGTGTCAGCCAAGATGGACGGCCGACGAAACCCGCCACTGCGCAGCTCCCCTTCGCCCAGGCGCAAGGCTTCCGAGACGTTCAGCGCCTGCGCAATCTCATAAAGCGACTGCTGCTTGACCAGGTTGGCGCGGACGCGAGAAAGATCGCCTTCGTCGAGTTTTGCGAATCGTTGGAACAAAAGCGCAGCCACCACGCAATTTAGAACGGAATCTCCGAGAAATTCGAGTCGTTCATTGTGCGTGGCACTGTGACTGCGATGGGTCATCGCCTGGCGCAGCAATTCCGCATTGCGAAATTCGTACTGAAGCCGGCTTTCCAACGGGGTTGAGGGCATGGGCAGAGTATAACGCGGGCGCCGGGACCGGCGATTCCAGCTGGAAAACGGCAAACCGAAAATAAAATCCAATACGACACTTGCACGTTAGCCGCTTTTCTTCGTGCTGTTTCTAGGCGGCCCGTGCAACGTGTCCATGCGAGGTGCTTATTAACGACTACGCCGCGTTATCCCGCGGCGTAATGTCGAACCATTTATACAAGCATGGCGTGTTTCAATGGAATGAACCAATGCGCTTCAAACTGCTGAAGTTCATCCAGATAAAGAATGCTCGACCAACGATATTTGCATCAGGTACAAAACCCCAATAACGGCTGTCCGCGCTGTTGTCGCGATTGTCGCCCATCATGAAGTAGCTGCCCGGGGGCACCTTGCAGATCACACCTTGCGCGTTGTAATTGCAGTTGTCGCGATTCGGGAAATCATCGGCGCCAATCACAAACGGCGGTACTTGTGCATTGTTCAGAATGGCGTTCTTGCGGCCGTCGAGATCTTCTTCGAACTGCTTTGCATAACCAATGCGTTCGTCATCGAAGAAATCGGGCAACGACGTTTCAGGAACCGGCTTGCCATTGATGGTGAGCTTCTTGTCCTGATACGCAACCGTGTCGCCGGGAAGTCCGATTGCGCGCTTGATGTAATCGACGGATTCGTCTTTTGGATAACGGAACACGACCACGTCGCCGCGTTTAAGCGGCGTGCCGCTTGTCAGCTTCGTATTGCTGATAGGCAGGCGCAAACCGTATTCGAATTTATTGACCAGAATGAAGTCACCGACCAGCAGCGTCGGCACCATCGATCCGGACGGAATCTTGAAGGGCTCGACAACGAACGAACGCACGACAAAAACCACGAGGATGACCGGAAAGAAGCTTGCCGAATATTCCAGATACCAGGGCTGGCGGAGCTTTTCATCGCGCAGACGAGCACGTGTTTGCGGTGCGTGCTCGTCGGCGAAGCGCGGTTCCAGACGTGCCTGCTGCTGGTCGAACTCCGCTACCGCTGCATCTGCCGCGCGCCGCCGTTGCGGCTCGAATACCAGTTTATCGAACACCCACGCGATACCCGTCAGGACGACGAGCACCAAAAGAATCAACGCAAAATTCATCAATCGTTTCCGGTTGTTTTATTAATCTTCGACGCGAAGAATCGCGAGGAAAGCTTCTTGCGGAATCTCGACCGAACCGACCTGCTTCATGCGCTTCTTGCCGGCCTTCTGCTTTTCCAGGAGCTTTTTCTTTCGGGAGATATCGCCGCCGTAGCACTTTGCCAGAACGTTCTTACGCAATGCTTTAATGTTCTCGCGCGCAATGATGTTCGCGCCGATAGTCGCCTGGATCGCCACGTCGTACATCTGCCGCGGAATCAGTTCGCGCATCTTCGACGCCACTTCGCGCCCGCGATGCTGGCTCTGCGACCGGTGCGTGATGACTGACAGCGCATCGACTTTATCGCCGTTGATCAGCATGTCGACCTTCACCACGTCAGACGCACGATATTCCTTGAACTCGTAGTCCATGGACGCATAACCGCGCGACGTGGACTTCAGCCGATCGAAGAAATCGAGCACGATTTCCGCCATGGGGATTTCGTACGTGAGCTGGACCTGACGGCCGTGATACTGCATGTTGATCTGCTGGCCGCGCTTGCCCGTGCACAGCGTGATCACCGCGCCCACATACTCCTGCGGCATGTACAGGTTCACGGTCACGATCGGCTCGCGCACTTCTTCAATGTACGAAGGCTCCGGCATCTTGGCCGGATTCTCGACCTGGATCAGTTCGCCGTCGCGCTTCACGACTTCGTACACCACGGTCGGCGCCGTGGTGATGAGGTCCATGTCGAACTCGCGCTCAAGGCGTTCCTGCACGATCTCCATGTGCAGAAGACCGAGAAAGCCGCATCGGAAACCAAAACCGAGCGCCTGCGACACTTCCGGCTCGTATTGCAGCGACGCGTCGTTGAGCTTCAGCTTTTCCAGCGATTCACGCAATGCGTCGTACTGATTCGCTTCGACCGGATACAAACCGGCGAACACTTGCGGCTTCACTTCCTTGAAGCCGGGCAACGGCGTTTCGGCCGGACGGGCGACGGTGGTGACCGTATCGCCGACCTTCGCAGCCTGCAGCTCCTTGATGCCCGCGATAATGAAGCCCACCTGCCCCGCCGACAGCGACGCCAGGTTCGTGGCCTTCGGCGCGAACACGCCGAGGTGCTCGACCGGATACACCGCGCCGGACGCCATCATCTTGACCTTGTCTTTCGGGCGCAGCGTGCCGTTCTTGATGCGCACGAGCATGACCACGCCCACGTAGTTATCGAACCACGAGTCGATGATCAGCGCCTGCAGCGGCGCGTCCGGATCGCCCTTCGGCGGCGGCACCTTCGCGATCAGCGCTTCGAGTACGTCGGTGACGCCCAGGCCCGTCTTGGCGCTGCAATGCGTCGCATCGGTTGCATCGATACCGATCACGTCTTCGATTTCCGCAATCGCGTTCTCGGGGTCGGCGGCCGGCAAGTCGATCTTGTTCAGCACCGGCACGACTTCCACGCCGAGTTCGATCGCCATGTAGCAGTTGGCGACCGTCTGCGCTTCCACGCCCTGGCTCGCGTCCACGACCAGCAGCGCGCCTTCGCACGCGGAAAGCGAACGGCTGACTTCATAAGAAAAGTCGACGTGTCCGGGGGTGTCGATGAGATTCAGGTTGTAGACCTGACCGTCGCGCGCCTTGTAGCTCAGGGCCGCGGTTTGCGCCTTGATCGTGATGCCGCGCTCACGCTCGAGATCCATGGAATCGAGCACCTGCGCGTCCATTTCGCGGTCGGACAAGCCGCCGCAAAGCTGGATGATGCGGTCGGCCAGCGTCGATTTGCCGTGGTCGATGTGCGCAATGATCGAGAAGTTACGAATATGATTCATTCAGTGCCGATCAAGCAAAAAGGCGCGCCCAGACAAACGCGGAGCACGCCTTGAAAATGGGGTAAAAAACCTTTCGATTTTAGCCGAAAAGGAGGGGGGACGGGAATTTACGTTCACACGCGGGCGTTTGCAGCCCCGCTCAGGCGATTCTGGCGAGCGCCTGTCTCACGCGGGATTCGTCCAGCCGGTAGTGGCACAACTGGACGCCATCGAACAGCAAAACGGGCACGAGTTCGTCATACAGCGCTTCGAGCGCTGGATCGGTATCGATATCGATCCATTCGACCGGCACGCCGAACTCCGCCGCGATCGGCTCGAGTCCGGCGCGCAAATCCTCGCAGAGATGGCACCAAGCGCGCCCGTAGAGCTTGAGCGCGGGCATTGCAGCCTACTTCTGCGACCGCGGACGCAGCGGCACGAATTGCGTGTTGTCGCCACGGCGCACGAGAACCGCGACCATCTTGCTCGGATCGACGTTCTGCGCGACGGCATCGAACTGCTTGGCGCTCGTGATATCCGTGTCGCCGATACGCAGGATGATGTCGCCCTTCTGGAACCCTGCACGCGATGCCGGCCCTTCGACCGCTTCCACCTGCACGCCATTGGGGATTTTCAGCGACTTCTTCTGGTCGGCCGGGATGTCGCTCACCGCGATACCCAGCGCGTTGCTCGGCGAACGCTCCTTCGGCGGGGTCGGCTTCTTGGGTTCGGCCTTGGTGACCTTGTCCGGCTGCATTTCCGCGATGGTGATCGGCAGGTCACGCGACTGACCCTTGCGCCAGACGGTGATGGTCGCCTTCGTGCCAGGCTTCGTGTCTCCAACCATACGCGGCAGATCGGTCGCCGTGGAGACGTCGTGGCCGTTGTATTTCAGGATGATGTCGCCCGGCTGGATGCCGGCTTTATCGGCGGGACCGCCCGGTTCCACGCTGCTCACCAGCGCCCCTTGCGCTTTCGGCAATCCGAGCGAATCGGCCACTTCCTTGGTCACTTCGCCAATCGCCACCGCGATACGGCCACGCACCACCTTGCCGCCCGTCTTCAGTTGATCGGCGACGCGCATGGCTTCGTCGATAGGAATTGCGAACGAAATCCCCATGAAACCGCCGGTGCGGCTGTAGATCTGCGAATTGATGCCAATGACTTCACCAGCCATGTTGATCAGCGGTCCGCCCGAATTGCCCGGATTCACCGCGACGTCCGTCTGGATGAACGGCAGGTAGTCGCCAGTATCGCGCCCCTTGGCGCTGACGATACCCGCGGTCACCGTGTTGTCGAGACCGAAAGGCGAACCGATTGCGAGCACCCATTCGCCCACGCGCACCTTGTTCGAGTCGCCCATGGTGATGGCCGGCAAGCTCGTTGCCTGGATCTTGACCACTGCGACGTCCGTGCGTTCGTCGACGCCAACCAGCCTCGCCTTGAACTCGCGTTTGTCGGTGAGCGTGACGTAGATGGTGTCAGCGTCATCGACCACGTGAGCGTTGGTCATCACGTAACCATCGGCCGACATGATGAAGCCCGAGCCTACACCGCTGCTCTGCTCGGAATTGTCCTGGCTGTCGGGGCTGTCTTGCGGCGCGCTGCGGTTTCCGCGGCCACTGCCGCCGCCGCTGTCACCACCCTGATCGCCACCGCCACCGCCACCACCGCCGTTCCCGCCGTGAGGTGAACCTTGCGAACCGGGTGTTCCGGGCATCGGGATGCCGAAGAAACGCCGGAAGAACTCCGACATGTCCCCGTTATCCATGCCCGGTGGCAAGCCGCGAAGGTCGCTGCTGCTGCTCACGCGCGTGGTCGTGCGGATATTCACCACTGACGGCCCCACCCTGTCCACGAGCGTGGTGAAGTCAGGCAGATTCACGATTGGCACTGCGCCAGTCGATGCAACCGGCGCGACTGCCGGCGCCGAGGCGCCCGATGCAGCCGTTGCCGCGGAGGTCGCAAGCGGCAGGCATGCAGCAAGCGCCGCGGCCGTGAGGAAGGTGCGCAGCGAGAGGTTGCTCATATCTTGGTGGGCCGAGGAATTACTTGGAAGGCTTGTATTCTATGGCAGAAGCAAATTGCTGCAACGTGGCCTGGGGCACTTCACCTAACAAGGTAATCCAGAAATCCCCTTGCCGCTTGACTAGTACGTGTGTCGCGCCACTATTGCCGGC includes:
- a CDS encoding DegQ family serine endoprotease, translating into MSNLSLRTFLTAAALAACLPLATSAATAASGASAPAVAPVASTGAVPIVNLPDFTTLVDRVGPSVVNIRTTTRVSSSSDLRGLPPGMDNGDMSEFFRRFFGIPMPGTPGSQGSPHGGNGGGGGGGGDQGGDSGGGSGRGNRSAPQDSPDSQDNSEQSSGVGSGFIMSADGYVMTNAHVVDDADTIYVTLTDKREFKARLVGVDERTDVAVVKIQATSLPAITMGDSNKVRVGEWVLAIGSPFGLDNTVTAGIVSAKGRDTGDYLPFIQTDVAVNPGNSGGPLINMAGEVIGINSQIYSRTGGFMGISFAIPIDEAMRVADQLKTGGKVVRGRIAVAIGEVTKEVADSLGLPKAQGALVSSVEPGGPADKAGIQPGDIILKYNGHDVSTATDLPRMVGDTKPGTKATITVWRKGQSRDLPITIAEMQPDKVTKAEPKKPTPPKERSPSNALGIAVSDIPADQKKSLKIPNGVQVEAVEGPASRAGFQKGDIILRIGDTDITSAKQFDAVAQNVDPSKMVAVLVRRGDNTQFVPLRPRSQK